The following proteins come from a genomic window of Microtus ochrogaster isolate Prairie Vole_2 chromosome 7, MicOch1.0, whole genome shotgun sequence:
- the LOC101998858 gene encoding olfactory receptor 1468-like has translation MIVKNQTIVYHFILQGLPIPPEHQHLFYALFLAMYLTTIMGNLIIIILILLDSHLHTPMYFFLSNLSFSDFCFASVTMPNLLQNMQRQVPSISYVGCLTQMYFFILFANMENFLLVVMAYDRYVAICSPLHYTSIMSPRLCVCMVSLSWVINMLYSVLHTLLVARLSFCQDNMIQHFFCETSALLKLACSDIFINELVIFILGGPIVVIPFLLIFVSYVQIVCSILKFSSARIIHKVFSTCGSHLSVVSLFYGTVIGIYLCPSTNKSTVKETVMAMMYTVVTPMMNPFIYSLRNRDMKEALIRVLWKKKICL, from the coding sequence ATGATAGTGAAAAACCAAACTATCGTATATCACTTCATCCTCCAGGGTCTGCCCATCCCCCCAGAGCACCAGCACCTGTTCTATGCCCTGTTCCTGGCCATGTACCTCACCACCATCATGGGGAACCTCATTATCATCATCCTCATTCTACTGGACTCCCatctgcacacacccatgtacttctttctcAGTAATTTGTCTTTCTCTGACTTCTGTTTTGCCTCTGTCACAATGCCAAACTTGCTGCAGAACATGCAGAGGCAAGTTCCATCCATCTCCTATGTAGGTTGCCTGACACAAAtgtacttttttattctttttgcaaACATGGAAAACTTCCTCCTTGTggtcatggcctatgaccgctatgtggccatctgctccCCCCTTCATTACACCAGCATCATGAGCCccaggctctgtgtgtgtatggtatcaCTGTCCTGGGTGATTAACATGCTGTATTCCGTGTTACACACCCTACTCGTGGCTAGACTGTCATTCTGTCAGGACAACATGATCCAGCACTTTTTCTGTGAAACATCTGCCCTACTCAAGTTGGCCTGctctgacatttttattaatgaattagTGATATTTATCTTGGGAGGGCCCATTGTTGTTATCCCGTTCTTACTCATTTTTGTATCCTATGTACAAATTGTCTGTTCCATCCTAAAGTTTTCATCTGCTCGCATTATTCACAAGGTTTTCTCTACCTGTGGCTCTCACCTGTCTGTGGTCTCACTGTTTTATGGAACAGTCATTGGCATCTACTTATGTCCATCAACTAATAAGTCTACTGTGAAGGAGACTGTCATGGCCATGATGTATACAGTAGTGACACCCATGATGAACCCATTCATCTATAGCCTGAGGAACAGAGACATGAAAGAGGCCCTAAtaagagtcctctggaagaagaaaatCTGCCTATAA
- the LOC101999141 gene encoding olfactory receptor 1468-like, translating into MIMTNQTVISSFILRGLPILPEHQPLFYALLLSMFLTTIMGNLIIIILILLDSHLHTPMYFFLSNLSFSDFCFASVTTPKLLKNMQIEVPSIPYVGCLTQMYFHIVFGNMENFLLSGMAYDRYVAICFPLHYTSIMSLKFCVCVVAMSWVFNILYAMLHTLLLARLSFCEDNMIPQFFCDLSALIKLACSDTYINELMIFILGGPIIVIPFLLIIVSYVQIVSSILKVSSARVIHKVFSTCGSHLSVVSLFYGTIIGVYLCPSANNSTVKETVVAMMYTVVTPMLNPFIYSLRNRDIKEALIRVLCKKKICL; encoded by the coding sequence ATGATAATGACAAACCAAACTGtcatctcttccttcatcctCCGGGGTCTGCCCATCCTCCCAGAGCATCAGCCGCTGTTCTATGCACTGCTCCTGTCCATGTTCCTCACCACCATCATGGGgaacctcatcatcatcatcctcattctACTGGACTCCcatctccacacacccatgtacttctttctcAGTAATTTGtccttctctgacttctgttTTGCCTCTGTCACAACGCCAAAGTTATTGAAGAACATGCAGATCGAAGTTCCATCCATCCCCTATGTGGGTTGTCTGACACAAATGTACTTTCACATAGTTTTTGGAAACATGGAAAACTTCCTTCTTTCAggcatggcctatgaccgctatgtggccatttgTTTCCCCCTTCATTACACCAGCATCATGAGCCtaaagttctgtgtgtgtgtggtagcaaTGTCCTGGGTATTTAATATATTGTATGCTATGCTGCACACCCTTCTCTTGGCTAGATTGTCTTTCTGTGAGGACAACATGATCCCCCAGTTTTTCTGTGACTTATCTGCCCTGATCAAGTTGGCCTGCTCTGACACTTATATTAATGAACTAATGATATTTATCTTGGGAGGGCCCATTATTGTCATCCCATTCTTACTCATCATTGTGTCCTACGTGCAAATTGTCTCCTCCATCCTAAAGGTTTCATCTGCTCGGGTTATCCACAAGGTCTTCTCCACCTGTGGCTCCCACCTGTCTGTGGTCTCACTGTTCTATGGGACAATTATTGGTGTCTACCTATGTCCTTCAGCTAATAACTCTACTGTGAAAGAGACTGTGGTAGCTATGATGTACACAGTGGTGACTCCCATGCTGAACCCTTttatctacagcctgaggaacagagACATAAAAGAGGCCCTGATAAGAGTCCTTTGCAAGAAGAAAATCTGCCTATAA